ACCGCGCCGACGTAGGGAGCCTGGAACACCCGGAAGGTGGTCTCGGAGAAGAAGTCCGTGCACTCGACAAGCTCGATGTCGAATCGCAGGTCCGGCTTGTCGGAACCGTAGCGCCGCATGGCCTCGGCGTACGTGATCCGCGGAATCGGCGCGGCGAAGTGATGCCCGACGAGCTTCCACAGCGACGCCAGAATCTCCTCGGCCAACAGGATGACGTCGTCCTGGGTGACGAAGCTCATCTCGACGTCGAGCTGCGTGAACTCCGGCTGGCGATCAGCGCGGAAGTCCTCGTCTCGGTAGCACCGGGCAATCTGGTAGTACCGCTCGATACCACCGACCATCAGCAGCTGCTTGAACAGCTGCGGGCTCTGTGGCAGAGCGTAAAAACTGCCCGGCTGCAGACGTGCGGGAACGAGGAAGTCTCGTGCGCCTTCGGGAGTGGAACGCGTCAGCGTCGGGGTCTCGACCTCGACGAACTCGTGATGTGCAAGCACCGACCGGGCGGCAGCGTTGACGTGCGAACGCAGCCGAATGGCACGGCCGGGGCCCTCACGGCGCAGGTCGAGATAGCGGTACTTCAGACGCGCTTCCTCGCCCGGCTGATCGTCCAGCTGGAACGGCAGCGGTGCGGCCTCGGACAAGACCTCGATCTCGGAGGCCTCGACCTCGATGGCACCGGTGGGGATCTCGTAGTTTGCGTTGCCCTCGGGACGACCCTCGACCTTGCCGGTCACCTTCACCACGTACTCGGCACGCAGTCGGTGTGCCTGCTCGAGCGCTGCTCCCTCGCGGAAGACGACCTGAGACACACCGGAGGCGTCACGCAGATCGATGAAGATGACGCCGCCGTGATCGCGTCGACGGGCCACCCATCCCGTCAGCGTCACGGTTCGGTCGACGTGCTCGGGGCGTAATGAGCCGGCGAGGTGGGTGCGCAGCACGGGTGTCCTTTCGAGAAAAATCCGCTGATCGTGTTCTTCGCTCACCGATCCTACGGAGCACATCACCGTAGAAGGAAACGAGATGCCGTCCCGGCATGCGAAGCTAAGGCCGACAGTGGCGGTATCGGTTCGCATCTTCAGATGCTGGCTCGGCGGAGGGGAACTCGGTCATGACGTTCAGAGAAGGTTCGCAAATGGAACCGGGCCGAGTCTCCGTCGGCGGTAGCGGAGGCGGCGGACGCGGCAAGTTGGCGATCGGCGGCGGAGCGGGTGGCTTGGTCATCATCGTCCTTGCCCTGCTGTTCGGCGGCGACCCGGGAGCAATCCTGAACCAGATCAGCGGTGGCGACAGTTCCGCCGGACAGAACGACTCCGGGGCTTCCGGAACACTCGAATGCGATGTCGCGGACGCGAACAGCAGCGTCGATTGCCGTATCGGGTTCACGGCATCGAGCCTGGACACCGTGTGGGAATCGCAGCTGCAATCGCAGACCGGCGTCGCGTACGTCCAGCCGGCTGTCAACCTGTTCTCGGGTGCAACGAACACTGGCTGCGGCAACGCCACCAGCGCCGTCGGGCCGTTCTACTGCCCGGCCGATTCCACCGCATATTTCGACACCAGCTTCTTCCAGGTACTCGTCGACCAGTTCGGCTCCAGCGGCGGCCCCTTGGCGCAGGAGTACGTGGTGGCGCACGAGATCGGCCACCACATCCAGAATCAGCTGGGTGACATCGGGCGCGCGCAAGCCGATCCGCAGGGACCCGAGTCCGGTGGCGTCAAGGTGGAGTTGCAGGCAGATTGCTACGCGGGCATCTGGGCGCACTACGCAGCCGAGACGGTCGATCCGAAAACCGGGGTTCCGTTCCTCGAGCCGCTGACCTCCACCGACATCGACGACGCGCTCTCGGCCGCGTCATCGGTGGGCGACGACCGGATTCAGGAGGCATCCACCGGCCGCGTCAACCCCGAGGGCTGGACGCACGGGTCTTCTGCCCAGCGACAGGCATGGTTCACCGCCGGGTACGAGACCGGACAGGTCTCGGCCTGCGACACGTTCTCGGCGCGCGATCTGAACAACCCGTGATCGCACCACTCAGAACAGCGTGAGGGCCGGTCCCGAGGTCGCCAGTTCTCGGGATTCGGCGGGCTCGTTGGCAGGCAAAGACCGGGTCTGTTCTACGGCGAACCCGTACGTCTCGAGCAACGGGTCGATACGCCCTCGGAGCCACTGCTTGTACTCGGGCGTCACGTACGCCCCGTGACCGTAGAGCTGACGGTATCGCCGGACCAACGCCGGGTGCTCCTTCACCAGCCAGCTCATGTACCAGTCCTTGGTGCTGGACCGTAGATGCATCGGCAACGCCGTCACACTCGTAGCTCCCGCGTCGGCCAGTGCGCTGATCAGACCGTCGAGATGCTTGGCACCGTCCGTGAGGAAGGGAATCACCGGTGCGACCAACACTCCACAATCCAGGCCTGCGTCACGGACGGCACGAATGAGGTCCAATCGTGCACGTGGACTTGGGGTCCCGGGCTCGAGCTGCTTCTGCAGATCGGGGTCGTGGATGGCGAGGCTGATGCTCACGTGCACATCTACCTGCTGAGCAGCCAACGTCAACAAGGGCAGGTCGCGACGCAGCAGTGTGCCCTTGGTCAGGATCGAGAAAGGCGTACCGGACTCCGTCAACGCCCGAATGATGCCGGGCATCAACCGGTATCGGCCCTCGGCGCGCTGATAGGGATCGGTGTTCGTCCCGAGCGCTACCGGCTCCCTTTTCCAGGATCGACGTGCGAGCTCTTTGCGGAGGACTGCCGCGACATTCGTCTTGACGACGATCTGCGAGTCGAAGTCGTTGCCGGAGTCGAGGTCCAGGTATTCGTGTGTCGGTCTGGCGAAGCAGTACCGGCACGCATGCGAACATCCCCGCATAGGATTCACGGTCCACGAGAAGGGCACCTGCGATTCACCCGGAACCTCGTTCAGGGCACTCTTGCACAGCACCTCGTGGAAGGTTGTTCCCTCGAACTCCGGGGTCTGCACGCTGCGGACGAGCCCGGACCGTTCGAGTCCCGGTAGCGCGCCGTCGTCCGCGGCATCGAGAGTCTGACCGGCCCATCGCATGCACACAGTCGAACATTTGTTCTATGCGGTGTCAAGGTCGGTATCGTTCCTCGCATCCCCGCTCGGATCCGGCAGCCGGCAAGCGATAGCGTAGGGCGTCAAGTCGATCCTAGGAGTGCACCGCACGTGACCGCCCCGAACACACCGACCCTCGAACCCATTCTGCGCCTGGGACTCACGTTGGGACCGGCCATCGAGATCGGTTCGGTACCCGAAGGCGACCGAGTCGTCACCACCGTCCTCGGCGGGGCCGCCCCGGGCCCGGACATCGAGGGCACTCTGGCTGCTCGATCCACCGTCGTCAGCGTCACCCGACCCGACGGATGCACCGAGTTCAGCAGTGATCTCGTCCTCGAATTGGCAACCGGTGGTTACCTCTCGCTCGACTATCGCGGGGTTCAGTTCGGCCCGGCCGAGGTCATCGACGCGCTCGACGATCCCGACCGGGAAGTCGACCCCGCTACCTATTACTTCCGTGGCACGTTGCGAGTATCGACGGCTGTTCCGAAGTTCACCTATCTCAACCGTGCGCTGGTCGTTACCTCCGGCTCACGATCGGCCGAGGCCGTGGTCCTCGACGCGTTCCTGGTGACCTGATACCTGCTCGCTCATCGGAGCAGCTGGGCGACCTCGCGGTCGGTCAGCGTCGCATGCGGAGTGCGGCCCTTGCTGCGAACCAGTTCGATCGCTCGGTAGAGGGGCCGTTCGTCGAGTCCGGCGTCACGTGCCTCGGCCCGTAGCTGGTCCACCAGGACCGACGCGATGGCCGCCGCCGGGACGAGCTCAGTGGTCCACAGCGAATCGGCGAGGGTGCGTAGGGCGAGGATCGGCAGTTCACGACCCCCACCGTTGGTGTACAGCGCCAGTGGTAGGACCACGCGAGTGCGACCGTCATAGAGCCGCAACGAGATCTGATCGATCCCGGCCGTGCGAATCGTCAGCTCGGCCGTCACCACCTCCGGCATCCTCAACCGGCGAGTGCGCAACCCTCGCGCGCAGAGTTGCGGACCATCGAGCCACACCCGCCGACGCAGGCCCAGCCAGCCCGACAGTACTGCGGGGCCACCGATGATCACCCCGACGAGAACACCAACCCACACCGGCACGAACAGCGCCAGGACGACGGCGAGAACGATCCCGATCGCGGCCGACCCGACAATGATTTTCCGCAGGCGCGGGGCCAGGAACTCCACCGAGACCAGGTCCAAGGCTACCGGCCCGGCAGCGGGCCGAGGGTCATCGGCCAAGGCGGACCCCGAGGGCGTCGACCACGTCGGCCAACGCGACAGTGTCCTGCTCCCCGTTCGAGAGGTCTTTCACCACAACCGATTCCGCCGACAGTTCTTGATCGCCCAGCACCAGCGCGTATCGGGCACCCGATCGATCGGCTGCTTTCATCGCTCCTTTGATGCCGCGATTTCCGTACGTTATGTCCACTGCGATACCCCGTTCGCGTAGCTGAGCGGCGATATCGACGATCGCCAGTTTGGCTGCGGCACCCATCGGGATGCCGAACACCTGACACCGCGACGTGGACCCCGCAGTCTTTCCCTCGGCAGCCAGGGCGAGGACGGTGCGGTCGACGCCGAGTCCGAATCCGATACCCGACAGCGCTTGCCCGCCCAGCTGTTCCATCAGCCCGTCGTAGCGGCCGCCGCCGCCGATGCCCGATTGCGCCCCCAGCCCGTCGTGCACGAACTCGAACGTGGTCTTGGTGTAGTAGTCCAGCCCGCGCACCATTCGCGGGTTCACCAGATAAGGAACGTTCATCACGTCCAGATACGCCAGGACCTCGTCGAAGTGTTCTTTGGCCGAATCGGAGAGGTGATCGAGCATCAACGGCGCGTCCGCGGTCATCTCGCGCACCTCCGGCCGCTTGTCGTCGAGCACCCGCAGCGGGTTGATCTCGGCGCGCCGACGCGTGTCCTCGTCCAAAGGAAGCGCAAAGAGAAACTGCTGCAACAACTCTCGATACTGAGGGCGGCAGGTGTCGTCACCGAGCGAGGTGATCTCCAGGCGGAAACCGGTGAGCCCGAGAGCGCGAAAACCGGCGTCGGCCACGGCGATGACCTCGGCGTCCAACGCCGGGTCGTCGATGCCGATCGCTTCGACACCCACCTGTTGCAACTGCCGGTACCGCCCGGCCTGCGGGCGCTCGTAACGGAAGAACGGCCCGGCGTAGGCCAACTTCACCGGAAGCGCGCCCCGATCCAATCCGTGCTCGATCACCGCACGCATGACCCCCGCGGTGCCCTCGGGGCGCAGCGTCACCGACCGATCTCCGCGATCGGCGAACGTGTACATCTCCTTGCTCACCACATCGGTCGACTCCCCGACCCCACGGGCGAACAGCCCGGTGTCCTCGAAGATCGGCAGTTCGATATGTCCGTAGCCGGCGTTGCGCGCGGCGTCGAGCAGCCCCTCTCGCACGGCGACGAACTCGGCCGAGTTGGGGGGAAAGTAGTCGGGAATGCCCTTGGGCGCAGAAAAGGTGGTCGGCTTGCTCACGCTCACAGCTTCCCTTGCTCGGGGTCGCCGAGTCCAACGAGGAACGGATTGGACGCACGTTCCTGACCGATCGAACTCTGGCCGCCGTGCCCCGGCAGTACCACGGTGTCGTCACCGAGCGGCAGCAATCGGGTCGCGATGGACCGCAGTAGTTGGTCGTGATCGCCGCCGGGTAGATCCGTCCTACCGATCGACCCCGCGAAGAGGGTGTCTCCGGTCAGCGCCAACGGGACCGCACCGTCCGGCCCGTCGGCCCGAGCGAGAAACACCACCGAACCCTGGGTGTGTCCGGGCGTGTGCACCACCGAGAACTCGATTCCGGCGAGATCCAGCTGCTCGCCGTCGGCGAGTTCGATCACCTCGGCCGGTTCGCGGAACTCGATGTCACCCAGCACGGCAGCCAGCGCTGGACCCGTTCCCTTGATCGGGTCCGAGAGCATGTATCGATCTTCGGGTGCGATGTACGCAGCAATGCCGTACTTTTCGCAGATCGGCTCGACCGACCACGTGTGGTCGAGGTGGCCGTGCGTGAGCAGCACTGCGGTGGGAGTGAGCGAGGATCGCGTCAGAAAATCGATCAGCGGATCGGCGGCGTCCTGGCCGGGATCGACGACGACGCACTCGGACGCGTCGTCCTGGGCCAGGATGTAACAATTCGTCTGAAACATGCCTGCGGGGAATCCGGTGACGAGCAAACCAATCGCTCCTAAAGGCTGAGGCCGAAGTACCGAACAAGCTTAGTGGGGCCGTTCGGATCGGGTCCCCCCAGCATGCTCTCAGGCATTGATGGCACACTCGCGTTGGCCGATTTCGGCCTGTTACCACACGATCGGTCCGTGCAGCGAGCGGGCGAGGTCGATTTTCGGACAAGCGGGAGGAACACGAATTGCCCAGCAACGAGCAACGGCGCGAGGCTGCCAAACGAAAGCTCGAACGCCAACTCGTACGCCGTGCGGAGCGCGCACGGCGTCGTAAGCAATTGACGATTGCAGGTTCCATTCTCGGTGTCGTCGCAGTCGTGGCCGTCGTCTCGGTCGTGTACGTGGTGACCCGCGGTGACGACGATGCGAGTACCGCCCAGGAATCGACGACGTCCGCACCCGCCGACTCCCTCATCGCGGCGGGACGTTCCGAGCCCCTGCCCGAGACGGTGAACTGCTCCTATCCCGCTGCGGCACAGCCTGCGGCCAAGGAGAACACTCCCCCGCGCACCGACAACGTCCCCACCAGCGACGAGCCGCTGAGCTACAGCATGACCACGAACCAGGGCAATATCGGTTTGACTCTGAACAACCCCGAGTCGCCGTGCACGGTGAACAGTTTCGTCTCGCTCGCCAACCAGGGCTACTTCGACGGCACCACCTGTCATCGACTCACCACCGGTGCCGGTCTTCAGGTGCTGCAATGCGGCGATCCCACGGGCACCGGAAGCGGTGGACCGGGCTACCAGTTCGCCGACGAATTCCCCACCGACACGTTCGCCGAGGGCGACCCCGCTGCGCAGACACCGATCGCGTACCCGCGCGGCACGTTGGCGATGGCCAATGCAGGTCCGGGAACCAACGGCAGCCAGTTCTTCCTGGTCTACGGAGATTCGGAACTGCCGCCTGCCTACACCGCGTTCGGCACGATCGACGAGACCGGCCTCGCCACCCTCGACGCCATCGCGGCCAAGGGAGTGCAGGGCGGCGCATCCGACGGAGCACCCGCCGAGCCAGTCGACATCACGAACATGCTGAGCGACCTGTGAACCGCACCTCTGTCCTAGTGACCGGGCTGTCGGCTACCGCTCTGGTGCTGGCCGGCTGCTCCAGTTCGGCCGAACCCGCTGCCCAGCCTGCTGCAGCAACCTCGTCGACGACGTCGTCCGCTCCGGCGGCAACGACAACACAGCGGCCGGCGTTGGACCTGTCTCGGTTCGGTGCGCTGCCGGCCGTGCCACAGCCGACGACCGACACTGTGTCCTGCGCCTATCCGGCGGAGACGCCGGCCGCGAAGGAGGTCGATCCACCTCCCGTCGACAATGTCGACGTGTACGGAACCGTCGACGTCGCACTGGCCACCAGCCAGGGACCGATCGACATCACGCTGGACCGGACGCAGGCACCGTGCACGGTCAACAGCGTCGTCAGCCTCGTCCAGCAGGGATACTTCGACGGCTCTCCCTGCCACCGGTTGACGACGTCACCGGGCCTCGAGGTGCTCCAGTGCGGCGATCCTTCCGGATCCGGTCGGGGCGGACCCGGATACAGCTTCGCCAACGAGTACCCCACGACGGCATACACCGGCGATCCCGCGCAGGCCGAAAATCCGGTGGTCTACCCCCGCGGGACGCTCGCGATGGCCAATGCCGGTCCCGACACCAACGGCAGCCAGTTCTTCCTGGTGTACGCAGATTCGGTGCTCCCGCCGCAGTACACGGTGTTCGGCACCATCTCCGAGAGCGGACTGGCCACCCTCGACGCCATCGCGGCGGGAGGGGTGACCGGAGGCTCCGAGGACGGCGCGCCTGCGAACCCGGTGATCCTGGAATCGGCAACGGCGTAGACAGATTCGAAGTACGAGAGGGTGAGCAGAGAATCTCTGCTCACCCTCTCGTCGTTGTCGGGACCGCTCAGGCGGCCGACGTCAACCGGTAGACGTCGTAGACGCCCTCGACATTGCGGACCACGTTCAGCACGTGACCGAGATGCTTGGGATCACCCATCTCGAACGTGAATTTGCTGATCGCAACCCTGTCTCCCGACGTGGCGACGGATGCCGAGAGGATGTTGACCTTCTCGTCGGCCAGCGCCTTGGTCACATCGGAGAGCAGTCGGTGGCGGTCGAGTGCCTCGATCTGAATGGCCACCAGGAACACCGAGGACGCCGACGGTGCCCACTGAACCTCGATGAACCGCTCGGACTGCTCCTCCAGTGAGCGAGCGTTGGTGCAGTCGGTGCGATGCACGCTGACCGAACCGCCGCGGGTGACGAATCCGAGGATCTCGTCTCCTGGCACGGGAGTACAGCACTTCGCGAGTTTCGCGACGACGCCGTCCGCACCGGTGACCAACACCCCGGCATCGCCGACCTGGCGAGGACGGGTAGGAATTGTCGACGGAGTCGAACGCTCGGCGAGCTCTTCCTCGACATCGCCCACACCCCCGAGATGAGCGACCAAACGCTGCACCACGTGGCGAGCGGACACGTGATTCTCGCCGACCGCGGTGTAGAGCGCCGA
The nucleotide sequence above comes from Rhodococcoides fascians A25f. Encoded proteins:
- the hisS gene encoding histidine--tRNA ligase, yielding MSKPTTFSAPKGIPDYFPPNSAEFVAVREGLLDAARNAGYGHIELPIFEDTGLFARGVGESTDVVSKEMYTFADRGDRSVTLRPEGTAGVMRAVIEHGLDRGALPVKLAYAGPFFRYERPQAGRYRQLQQVGVEAIGIDDPALDAEVIAVADAGFRALGLTGFRLEITSLGDDTCRPQYRELLQQFLFALPLDEDTRRRAEINPLRVLDDKRPEVREMTADAPLMLDHLSDSAKEHFDEVLAYLDVMNVPYLVNPRMVRGLDYYTKTTFEFVHDGLGAQSGIGGGGRYDGLMEQLGGQALSGIGFGLGVDRTVLALAAEGKTAGSTSRCQVFGIPMGAAAKLAIVDIAAQLRERGIAVDITYGNRGIKGAMKAADRSGARYALVLGDQELSAESVVVKDLSNGEQDTVALADVVDALGVRLGR
- the ypfJ gene encoding KPN_02809 family neutral zinc metallopeptidase, which gives rise to MTFREGSQMEPGRVSVGGSGGGGRGKLAIGGGAGGLVIIVLALLFGGDPGAILNQISGGDSSAGQNDSGASGTLECDVADANSSVDCRIGFTASSLDTVWESQLQSQTGVAYVQPAVNLFSGATNTGCGNATSAVGPFYCPADSTAYFDTSFFQVLVDQFGSSGGPLAQEYVVAHEIGHHIQNQLGDIGRAQADPQGPESGGVKVELQADCYAGIWAHYAAETVDPKTGVPFLEPLTSTDIDDALSAASSVGDDRIQEASTGRVNPEGWTHGSSAQRQAWFTAGYETGQVSACDTFSARDLNNP
- the aspS gene encoding aspartate--tRNA ligase, coding for MLRTHLAGSLRPEHVDRTVTLTGWVARRRDHGGVIFIDLRDASGVSQVVFREGAALEQAHRLRAEYVVKVTGKVEGRPEGNANYEIPTGAIEVEASEIEVLSEAAPLPFQLDDQPGEEARLKYRYLDLRREGPGRAIRLRSHVNAAARSVLAHHEFVEVETPTLTRSTPEGARDFLVPARLQPGSFYALPQSPQLFKQLLMVGGIERYYQIARCYRDEDFRADRQPEFTQLDVEMSFVTQDDVILLAEEILASLWKLVGHHFAAPIPRITYAEAMRRYGSDKPDLRFDIELVECTDFFSETTFRVFQAPYVGAVVMPGGASQPRKQLDRWQEFAKQRGHKGLAYVLVGEDGTLGGPVAKNLTDAERDGLAAHVGANNGDAIFFSAGPVKASRGLLGAVRGEIARKLDLIDPKAWAFVWVVDAPLFEPTSDATASGDVAVGSGAWTAVHHAFTSPKPESMETFDTDPGSALAYAYDIVCNGNEIGGGSIRIHRKDIQERVFAIMGIGKEEAQEKFGFLLDAFSYGAPPHGGIAFGWDRITALLAGVDSIREVIAFPKSGGGIDPLTDAPAPITPQQRKESGVDFKPEKKEESPASAETVVDA
- a CDS encoding peptidylprolyl isomerase → MPSNEQRREAAKRKLERQLVRRAERARRRKQLTIAGSILGVVAVVAVVSVVYVVTRGDDDASTAQESTTSAPADSLIAAGRSEPLPETVNCSYPAAAQPAAKENTPPRTDNVPTSDEPLSYSMTTNQGNIGLTLNNPESPCTVNSFVSLANQGYFDGTTCHRLTTGAGLQVLQCGDPTGTGSGGPGYQFADEFPTDTFAEGDPAAQTPIAYPRGTLAMANAGPGTNGSQFFLVYGDSELPPAYTAFGTIDETGLATLDAIAAKGVQGGASDGAPAEPVDITNMLSDL
- a CDS encoding peptidylprolyl isomerase, which codes for MNRTSVLVTGLSATALVLAGCSSSAEPAAQPAAATSSTTSSAPAATTTQRPALDLSRFGALPAVPQPTTDTVSCAYPAETPAAKEVDPPPVDNVDVYGTVDVALATSQGPIDITLDRTQAPCTVNSVVSLVQQGYFDGSPCHRLTTSPGLEVLQCGDPSGSGRGGPGYSFANEYPTTAYTGDPAQAENPVVYPRGTLAMANAGPDTNGSQFFLVYADSVLPPQYTVFGTISESGLATLDAIAAGGVTGGSEDGAPANPVILESATA
- a CDS encoding DUF3237 domain-containing protein, coding for MTAPNTPTLEPILRLGLTLGPAIEIGSVPEGDRVVTTVLGGAAPGPDIEGTLAARSTVVSVTRPDGCTEFSSDLVLELATGGYLSLDYRGVQFGPAEVIDALDDPDREVDPATYYFRGTLRVSTAVPKFTYLNRALVVTSGSRSAEAVVLDAFLVT
- a CDS encoding MBL fold metallo-hydrolase, producing MLVTGFPAGMFQTNCYILAQDDASECVVVDPGQDAADPLIDFLTRSSLTPTAVLLTHGHLDHTWSVEPICEKYGIAAYIAPEDRYMLSDPIKGTGPALAAVLGDIEFREPAEVIELADGEQLDLAGIEFSVVHTPGHTQGSVVFLARADGPDGAVPLALTGDTLFAGSIGRTDLPGGDHDQLLRSIATRLLPLGDDTVVLPGHGGQSSIGQERASNPFLVGLGDPEQGKL
- a CDS encoding Rv2578c family radical SAM protein — translated: MRWAGQTLDAADDGALPGLERSGLVRSVQTPEFEGTTFHEVLCKSALNEVPGESQVPFSWTVNPMRGCSHACRYCFARPTHEYLDLDSGNDFDSQIVVKTNVAAVLRKELARRSWKREPVALGTNTDPYQRAEGRYRLMPGIIRALTESGTPFSILTKGTLLRRDLPLLTLAAQQVDVHVSISLAIHDPDLQKQLEPGTPSPRARLDLIRAVRDAGLDCGVLVAPVIPFLTDGAKHLDGLISALADAGATSVTALPMHLRSSTKDWYMSWLVKEHPALVRRYRQLYGHGAYVTPEYKQWLRGRIDPLLETYGFAVEQTRSLPANEPAESRELATSGPALTLF